The following proteins are co-located in the Mycobacteriales bacterium genome:
- a CDS encoding phytanoyl-CoA dioxygenase family protein — translation MSTETSRHTPAVTELGQRYQLPAGSQERFDKDGFVRLPGVLSPETIAAYEPEITDKVIERNTMHLPLPERSTYDKAFLQVENLWEHSATVREFVFAPRLARIAAELLGVEAVALYHDQALYKEAGGGITPWHADEFYWPFATDRCCTVWVPLQETPAEMGPLAFSVGSQAFTFGRDLGISDQSESELQRELSAQGFPVYDEPYRLGDVSYHLGWTFHRAEPNRTEIPRRVMTVIYVDADMELVEATNDNQRSDYATWLPGLAPGDKPSGPRNPELYRRTG, via the coding sequence GTGTCGACCGAGACCTCCAGGCACACTCCGGCAGTCACTGAGCTCGGCCAGCGCTACCAGTTGCCGGCCGGCTCGCAGGAGCGGTTCGACAAGGATGGCTTCGTGCGGCTGCCCGGCGTGCTGTCGCCGGAGACGATCGCGGCGTACGAGCCCGAAATCACCGACAAGGTGATCGAGCGCAACACGATGCACCTGCCGTTGCCCGAACGGTCGACGTATGACAAGGCCTTTCTGCAGGTGGAAAATCTGTGGGAGCACAGCGCGACGGTGCGGGAGTTCGTCTTCGCGCCACGACTGGCGCGCATCGCCGCCGAGCTGCTCGGGGTCGAGGCGGTCGCGCTCTATCACGATCAAGCCCTCTACAAGGAGGCCGGCGGCGGCATCACGCCCTGGCACGCGGACGAGTTCTACTGGCCGTTCGCGACCGACCGCTGCTGCACGGTCTGGGTGCCGTTGCAGGAGACACCAGCCGAAATGGGGCCCCTGGCCTTCTCGGTGGGAAGTCAGGCTTTCACATTCGGCCGGGATCTCGGCATCAGTGACCAGTCGGAGTCTGAGTTGCAGCGGGAGCTATCGGCGCAGGGGTTCCCCGTCTACGACGAGCCCTACCGACTCGGCGATGTCAGCTACCACCTTGGTTGGACCTTCCACCGAGCCGAGCCCAACCGCACCGAAATCCCGCGCCGGGTCATGACGGTGATCTACGTCGACGCCGACATGGAGCTCGTCGAGGCCACCAACGACAACCAACGGTCGGACTACGCCACCTGGTTGCCCGGGCTCGCGCCGGGCGACAAGCCGTCCGGCCCGCGCAACCCGGAGCTCTACCGCCGCACGGGCTGA